Proteins encoded within one genomic window of Tabrizicola piscis:
- a CDS encoding DsbA family protein: MRRLVALGIMTTLVVSLVTVAAHAEGAADMTAEERATFRAEVRAYLLENPEVLVEAMDILQSREETASAERDAMLLQAKSEEIFTSPADWVGGNLEGDVTLVEFMDYRCGYCRKAHDEVQTLVESDGNIRYVIKEFPILGEGSLLSSQFAIAVRLLHGDAAYKAAHDALITLRGDPTPETLGRLATDLGHDPAPILAKMPSDEVMAVISANHALADEMQISGTPTFVMKDMMVRGYVPLEGMQQIIADVRADG, encoded by the coding sequence ATGCGCCGTCTTGTCGCCCTTGGCATCATGACCACCCTTGTCGTCAGCCTTGTCACAGTCGCCGCCCATGCCGAAGGCGCCGCCGACATGACGGCTGAGGAACGCGCCACCTTCCGCGCCGAAGTGCGCGCCTATCTGCTGGAAAACCCGGAAGTCCTTGTCGAGGCGATGGACATCCTGCAGTCGCGCGAAGAAACCGCCAGCGCTGAACGCGATGCCATGCTCCTCCAGGCCAAGTCCGAGGAAATCTTCACCAGCCCCGCCGACTGGGTCGGTGGCAACCTAGAAGGCGACGTGACGCTGGTGGAGTTCATGGATTACCGCTGCGGCTACTGCCGCAAGGCCCATGACGAGGTGCAGACCCTTGTCGAATCCGATGGCAACATCCGCTATGTCATCAAGGAATTTCCGATCCTTGGCGAAGGCTCGCTTCTGTCGTCGCAATTCGCCATCGCCGTGCGGCTGTTGCATGGCGACGCGGCCTACAAGGCCGCGCATGACGCGCTGATCACCCTGCGCGGCGATCCCACTCCGGAAACGCTGGGCCGCCTAGCTACCGATCTCGGCCATGACCCGGCCCCGATTCTGGCCAAGATGCCCAGCGATGAAGTGATGGCCGTGATCTCGGCCAACCATGCGCTGGCGGATGAGATGCAGATTTCCGGTACCCCGACCTTTGTGATGAAGGACATGATGGTGCGGGGCTATGTGCCGCTGGAAGGCATGCAGCAGATCATCGCCGACGTCCGCGCAGACGGCTAA
- a CDS encoding N-acetylmuramoyl-L-alanine amidase: protein MRIPGLSFLVRLALLCLTLTGPAAAQTLSALARLEVEGSTVTRKAAGLELRLAVSQPVPWRLRFADGPPRLILDARTIDWTGLNRLPLRDPVVAMRAGSFRPGWSRLVVELAGPQQVVASEMVTGEGGTVIRVVLAPTDAESFATEAARPDLPEWAAPDPAEIMAPLPEGAGPIVVVLDPGHGGIDPGAERDGQTEAALMLTFARELKEVLLRDGRFAVVMTRDDDVFVPLETRTSIAREAGADIFLSLHADALAEGEAQGATVYTLDEQATDAASTALAERHDRDDLLAGVDLTDQDDVVAEVLMDMARTETQPRTDRLASAIVGAIKAAEIRMHRRPSQSGSFSVLKSPDIPSVLLELGFLSSERDYTRLIDPDWRAKMAEAIRVALVAWDAEEAAIRNLSED, encoded by the coding sequence ATGCGGATTCCGGGACTGTCCTTCCTTGTGCGGCTGGCGCTGCTTTGTCTGACGCTGACAGGTCCTGCGGCGGCGCAGACGCTGTCCGCGCTGGCGCGGCTGGAAGTGGAGGGGTCGACGGTCACCCGCAAGGCTGCGGGGCTGGAGCTGCGGCTGGCGGTCAGCCAGCCGGTTCCCTGGCGGCTGCGGTTTGCGGATGGCCCGCCGCGGCTGATTCTGGACGCGCGGACGATCGACTGGACCGGCCTGAACCGGTTGCCGCTGCGCGACCCGGTCGTGGCGATGCGGGCGGGCAGTTTCCGGCCGGGCTGGTCACGGCTGGTGGTGGAACTGGCAGGGCCGCAGCAGGTGGTGGCGTCCGAGATGGTGACGGGGGAGGGTGGCACGGTGATCCGGGTCGTCCTTGCACCGACCGACGCCGAGAGCTTTGCCACCGAAGCCGCGCGCCCCGACCTGCCGGAATGGGCGGCGCCGGACCCGGCCGAGATCATGGCGCCCTTGCCGGAAGGGGCGGGGCCCATCGTTGTGGTGCTGGACCCCGGCCATGGCGGGATCGACCCCGGCGCAGAGCGTGACGGGCAAACCGAAGCCGCGCTGATGCTGACCTTCGCACGCGAGTTGAAAGAGGTCTTGCTGCGCGACGGCCGCTTTGCCGTGGTGATGACCCGGGATGACGATGTGTTCGTGCCGTTGGAAACCCGCACCTCCATCGCGCGGGAGGCGGGGGCGGATATCTTCCTGTCCCTGCACGCCGACGCGCTGGCCGAGGGTGAGGCGCAGGGGGCCACGGTCTATACGCTGGACGAACAGGCGACCGACGCGGCCAGCACAGCGCTGGCCGAGCGCCATGACCGCGATGACCTTTTGGCCGGGGTTGACCTGACGGATCAGGACGATGTGGTGGCCGAAGTGCTGATGGACATGGCGCGCACCGAAACCCAACCGCGCACCGACCGGCTGGCCAGCGCGATTGTCGGCGCGATCAAGGCGGCGGAAATCCGCATGCACCGCCGCCCAAGCCAGAGCGGCAGCTTTTCGGTGCTGAAATCCCCCGACATCCCGTCGGTCTTGCTGGAACTGGGGTTCCTGTCATCTGAACGGGATTACACCCGGCTGATCGATCCGGACTGGCGGGCCAAGATGGCCGAGGCCATCCGCGTGGCGCTGGTCGCGTGGGATGCCGAGGAAGCCGCGATCAGAAACCTGAGCGAGGACTGA
- a CDS encoding penicillin-binding protein 1A, which produces MLRFIGSALGGIFSAATLGLIFAALTVGGIFFMYSRDLPSHESLAQYTPATISRIYSGEGQIIDEFAEERRLFVASEDIPDLVKQAFISAEDKNFYNHHGYDTRSMVAAFIEAVQTRGERVRGASTITQQVMKNFLLSSDRTAERKIKEIILATRVETAMSKEKILELYLNEIFLGQNSYGVAAAAQTYFNKALQDLTVAEVAYLAALAQRPGNLHPVRQKDDAISRRNYVLGEMQDNGYIDEAAYEEAKAAPLLTVQGGDYEAFRESLPPRDYFTDEIRRQLSGTFGEEEFFSGGLTIRATVDADLQEAAAAALRDGLEKYDRGQGIWRGTGQVLPADVLESEASWREALAALDLPRDVATWFPAVVLEVGENDARIGIEGVMDDEDGHFIPADDVTWARKQLEGGELGRRARVAGDLLAVGEVVLVRAVTNDDGTFRRWSLRQVPEVQGAFMAMDVNTGRVLAMQGGFSYQDSVFNRTTQATRQPGSSFKPFVYAAALDSGFTPATIVVDAPIELETPQGLWTPKNASNRFYGPTPLRTGIEQSRNLMTVRIAQEIGMQTVAGYAERFGVYDRMGPFLANSLGAQETTLFKMVAAYSMFANGGERVEPTLVDRVQDRFGRTIYRHDQRVCEDCAAADLAPGQGVKITSNRERVMNAITAYQLTSMMEGVVQRGTAAGINLPVPVAGKTGTTNDSKDVWFIGYTSNIAAGCYIGYDQPRTMQGASGGGFCGPVFEDFMKVAIKKYGGAKFAVPPGGYFIKIDRFTGQQLPDDATGDFVVAEYFREGEVPIFGLGAMVDGGFAMGENLPLFAYGEGEVDNGTTITNSEGETVVVPKKADFGTVSSGGLY; this is translated from the coding sequence GTGCTTCGCTTTATCGGATCGGCTTTGGGGGGAATCTTCTCGGCGGCGACGCTGGGGTTGATCTTTGCCGCGCTGACGGTGGGCGGCATTTTCTTCATGTATTCCCGCGATCTGCCCAGCCACGAAAGCCTTGCGCAATACACGCCCGCCACGATCAGCCGAATCTATTCCGGCGAAGGCCAGATCATCGACGAATTCGCCGAGGAGCGGCGTCTGTTTGTCGCGTCCGAGGATATTCCCGATCTGGTCAAGCAGGCCTTCATCAGCGCCGAGGACAAGAACTTTTACAACCACCACGGCTATGACACCCGCAGCATGGTGGCCGCCTTTATCGAGGCGGTGCAGACCCGGGGCGAACGGGTGCGCGGGGCCTCGACGATCACCCAGCAGGTGATGAAGAACTTCCTTCTGTCGTCGGACCGGACGGCGGAACGCAAGATCAAGGAAATCATTCTGGCGACCCGCGTGGAAACCGCGATGTCGAAGGAAAAGATCCTTGAGCTTTACCTGAACGAGATTTTCCTTGGTCAGAACTCTTACGGGGTGGCGGCGGCGGCGCAGACCTATTTCAACAAGGCGCTGCAAGACCTGACCGTGGCTGAGGTGGCCTATCTGGCAGCGCTGGCGCAAAGGCCGGGCAACCTGCATCCGGTGCGCCAGAAGGACGATGCCATTTCCCGCCGGAACTATGTTCTGGGGGAAATGCAGGACAACGGCTATATCGATGAGGCCGCCTATGAAGAGGCGAAGGCGGCACCGCTGCTGACCGTGCAGGGCGGCGATTATGAGGCGTTCCGGGAATCGCTGCCGCCGCGCGACTACTTCACCGACGAAATCCGCCGCCAGCTTTCCGGCACCTTCGGTGAGGAAGAGTTCTTTTCCGGCGGTCTGACGATCCGCGCCACCGTGGACGCCGATCTGCAAGAGGCCGCCGCCGCCGCGCTGCGCGACGGGTTGGAGAAGTATGATCGCGGGCAGGGCATCTGGCGCGGCACCGGGCAGGTGCTGCCCGCCGATGTGCTGGAGTCCGAGGCCAGCTGGCGTGAGGCGCTGGCCGCGCTGGACCTGCCGCGGGACGTTGCAACATGGTTCCCGGCCGTTGTGCTTGAGGTGGGCGAAAATGACGCCCGCATCGGCATTGAAGGCGTGATGGATGATGAAGACGGCCATTTCATCCCGGCGGATGACGTGACCTGGGCCCGCAAGCAGCTTGAAGGCGGTGAACTTGGCCGCCGTGCCCGTGTGGCGGGTGACCTGCTGGCCGTGGGCGAAGTGGTTCTGGTCCGCGCGGTCACGAATGATGACGGCACGTTCCGGCGCTGGTCCTTGCGGCAGGTGCCGGAAGTGCAGGGCGCCTTCATGGCGATGGATGTGAACACGGGCCGTGTTCTGGCGATGCAGGGCGGGTTCAGCTATCAGGATTCGGTGTTCAACCGCACGACCCAGGCCACGCGGCAGCCGGGATCCAGCTTCAAACCCTTCGTCTATGCCGCCGCACTGGACAGCGGGTTCACCCCCGCCACCATCGTCGTCGACGCGCCGATCGAGCTTGAAACGCCGCAGGGGCTGTGGACGCCAAAGAACGCCTCAAACCGCTTCTACGGGCCAACGCCCCTGCGGACCGGGATCGAGCAAAGCCGGAACCTGATGACCGTGCGGATCGCGCAGGAAATCGGGATGCAGACGGTGGCGGGCTATGCCGAACGGTTCGGCGTTTATGACCGGATGGGGCCGTTCCTGGCAAACTCGCTTGGCGCGCAGGAGACGACGCTGTTCAAGATGGTCGCCGCCTATTCCATGTTCGCCAATGGCGGTGAGCGGGTGGAGCCCACGCTGGTTGACCGGGTGCAGGACCGCTTTGGCCGCACGATCTACCGCCATGACCAGCGGGTCTGTGAAGATTGCGCCGCAGCTGACCTTGCGCCGGGGCAGGGGGTCAAAATCACCTCCAACCGCGAACGGGTGATGAACGCGATCACCGCCTATCAGCTGACCAGCATGATGGAAGGCGTTGTGCAGCGCGGCACGGCGGCGGGGATCAACCTGCCGGTGCCAGTGGCGGGCAAGACCGGGACGACCAACGACAGCAAGGATGTCTGGTTCATCGGCTACACCAGCAACATCGCGGCGGGCTGCTACATCGGCTATGACCAGCCGCGCACGATGCAGGGTGCCTCGGGCGGGGGGTTCTGCGGGCCGGTGTTCGAAGACTTCATGAAGGTCGCGATCAAGAAATACGGCGGGGCCAAGTTCGCCGTGCCGCCGGGCGGCTATTTCATCAAGATCGACCGGTTCACGGGCCAGCAACTGCCCGATGATGCCACGGGGGATTTCGTGGTGGCCGAGTATTTCCGCGAGGGCGAAGTGCCGATCTTCGGGTTGGGGGCCATGGTGGATGGCGGCTTTGCCATGGGGGAAAACCTGCCCCTCTTCGCCTATGGCGAGGGTGAGGTGGACAATGGCACCACCATCACCAATTCCGAAGGCGAAACCGTGGTCGTGCCGAAGAAGGCCGATTTCGGCACCGTTTCCTCCGGCGGGCTTTACTGA
- the prfB gene encoding peptide chain release factor 2, translating to MRAETQGNIEAIEKTLKLLAQRMDWETAPHRLEEFDAMIEAPDLWNDPAKAQKLMRDRQALIDALGTYKLIDTGLRENVELIEMGEAEGDTQIVTEAEAALTDLAKLAAGKELEALLDGEADANDTFLEINAGAGGTESCDWASMLARMYVRWAEKHGFTVELQSESDGDGAGIKSASYKISGKNAYGWLKSEAGVHRLVRISPYDSAARRHTSFSSVWVYPVVDDNIEIEVHDKDIRIDTYRSSGAGGQHVNKTDSAVRITHFPTNIVVTSSLKSQHQNRDIAMQALKSRLYQLELDKRNAAILEAHESKGDAGWGNQIRSYVLQPYQMVKDLRTGYETSDTAGVLDGDLDGFMSATLAMKASGKKRSDFDDVD from the coding sequence ATGCGCGCCGAAACTCAAGGCAACATCGAAGCGATCGAAAAGACGCTTAAGCTTCTGGCCCAGCGGATGGACTGGGAAACCGCGCCGCACCGTCTGGAAGAATTCGACGCGATGATCGAAGCGCCGGACCTGTGGAACGACCCGGCCAAGGCGCAGAAGCTGATGCGCGACCGGCAGGCGCTGATTGACGCGCTGGGGACCTACAAGCTTATCGACACTGGCCTGCGCGAGAACGTGGAACTGATCGAGATGGGCGAGGCTGAAGGCGATACCCAGATCGTCACCGAGGCCGAGGCCGCCCTGACCGACCTTGCCAAGCTGGCGGCGGGCAAGGAGCTTGAGGCGCTTCTGGATGGTGAGGCGGATGCCAACGACACCTTCCTTGAAATCAACGCAGGTGCTGGCGGCACGGAAAGCTGCGACTGGGCCAGCATGCTGGCGCGGATGTATGTCCGCTGGGCCGAAAAGCACGGCTTTACGGTAGAGTTGCAGTCTGAAAGTGATGGCGACGGCGCGGGGATCAAGTCGGCAAGCTACAAGATCAGCGGCAAGAACGCCTATGGCTGGCTGAAGTCTGAAGCGGGGGTGCACCGGCTGGTGCGGATCAGCCCCTATGACAGCGCGGCGCGGCGGCACACGTCGTTCTCATCGGTCTGGGTCTACCCGGTGGTCGACGACAACATCGAGATCGAAGTGCATGACAAGGATATCCGGATCGACACCTACCGATCCTCGGGTGCAGGCGGGCAGCACGTCAACAAGACCGACTCGGCAGTGCGGATCACCCACTTTCCGACCAATATCGTTGTGACCTCCAGCCTCAAGTCGCAGCACCAGAACCGCGACATCGCCATGCAGGCGCTGAAATCGCGGCTGTATCAGCTGGAGCTGGACAAGCGGAACGCAGCCATTCTTGAGGCGCATGAAAGCAAGGGCGATGCGGGTTGGGGCAACCAGATCCGGTCCTATGTGCTGCAGCCCTACCAGATGGTGAAGGACCTGCGCACGGGGTATGAAACCTCGGACACCGCCGGAGTGCTGGATGGTGATCTGGACGGGTTCATGTCGGCGACACTGGCGATGAAGGCCAGCGGCAAGAAGCGCAGCGATTTTGACGACGTCGACTAG
- a CDS encoding DUF2189 domain-containing protein, giving the protein MTAVHPPATPEINELDLSDLKASLSLGWQDLRRAPLYGLIFAAVYVLGGWLIFWATTTKGQIWWTLPASAGFPILGPFIACGFYEISRRLDAGEALDMRGIFGVIWQQKDRQIPSMAAVIVVFFLFWNFLAHMIFALFLGNAPMTNVSSSLAVFATTEGMAMLVVGTAVGAVFATLLFSLTVVSLPMLLDREVDFVTAMLTSFALVRENPGVMLCWGALIGGALFLGMLPGFLGLFLVLPLFGHATWHLYRRAIT; this is encoded by the coding sequence ATGACCGCAGTGCATCCGCCCGCCACGCCTGAAATCAACGAACTGGACCTGTCGGACCTGAAGGCCAGCCTGTCGCTGGGTTGGCAGGACTTGCGCCGCGCGCCCCTGTACGGGCTGATCTTTGCGGCGGTCTATGTGCTGGGCGGCTGGCTGATCTTCTGGGCCACGACGACCAAGGGCCAGATCTGGTGGACCTTGCCGGCAAGTGCCGGGTTTCCCATCCTTGGCCCGTTCATCGCCTGCGGGTTCTATGAAATCTCGCGCCGATTGGACGCGGGTGAGGCGCTGGACATGCGCGGGATCTTCGGGGTGATCTGGCAGCAGAAGGATCGGCAGATCCCGTCGATGGCGGCGGTGATCGTGGTGTTCTTCCTGTTCTGGAACTTTCTGGCCCATATGATCTTTGCGCTTTTTCTGGGCAATGCGCCGATGACCAACGTGTCATCCTCGCTGGCGGTGTTTGCCACGACAGAAGGCATGGCGATGCTGGTGGTGGGAACCGCTGTCGGCGCGGTCTTCGCGACGCTTCTGTTCAGCCTGACGGTGGTCAGCCTGCCGATGCTCTTGGACCGCGAGGTGGACTTTGTCACCGCCATGCTGACCAGCTTTGCGCTGGTGCGGGAAAACCCCGGCGTCATGCTGTGCTGGGGCGCGCTGATCGGGGGCGCGCTGTTTCTGGGGATGTTGCCCGGGTTCCTGGGGCTGTTCCTGGTGCTGCCGTTGTTCGGCCATGCGACATGGCACCTGTACCGCCGGGCGATCACCTGA